One window of the uncultured Fibrobacter sp. genome contains the following:
- the gatC gene encoding Asp-tRNA(Asn)/Glu-tRNA(Gln) amidotransferase subunit GatC: protein MLENDEVLKLAKLSRLSISEDEIPAFKGHLDKMLNHLDALKALDLSHVEPMTAVENGATILREDVPVQGFTLEQAFANAPAVENDHFAIPKVIGG, encoded by the coding sequence ATGCTTGAAAATGATGAAGTTCTGAAGCTTGCGAAGTTGTCCCGCCTGAGTATTTCCGAAGACGAAATTCCCGCGTTCAAGGGCCATCTCGACAAGATGCTGAATCACCTGGACGCCCTCAAGGCGCTCGATCTTTCGCATGTGGAACCTATGACCGCCGTCGAAAACGGTGCGACGATTCTTCGCGAAGACGTGCCAGTGCAGGGCTTTACCCTGGAACAGGCTTTCGCGAACGCTCCCGCCGTCGAGAACGACCACTTTGCCATTCCCAAGGTGATTGGCGGCTAA